The sequence below is a genomic window from Sneathiella sp. P13V-1.
AAGCGCCGTTTTTACAGCACTCGCCATGGCATCGATGTCGCCAACCGGAACAAGCCAGCCGGTTTCCCCATTAAGCACTGTTTCAAGAGATCCCCCATGCGCCGTAGCAATTACCGGGCGCCCCATGGCTTGGGCTTCTACTGAAATGCGGCCAAACCCTTCCGGGACATTCGTCGCAGACACGACGATATCCGCCAACATCAAAGCGGCGGGCATATCGGAGCAATAATCCTTAATCTGGACCTTGCCTTCCAACCCCTTGGATTTCACCAAATTGGTGATCTCGGTGCGGTAGGCTTCTCGCCCCTGCCCGGCGCCCACAAAAAGTGCCAGAAAATTCTTATCCTCAAGACGGGACAACGCCTGTATCAGTTCCACATGCCCCTTAAGGCGCGTCAGTCGCCCTGGCAACATAATGATCGGCACACCATCAGGGAGTGCCCAATCGGTCGCCATTTTGATAATACGTTCAGCGCTCACGGCACCCGGATTAAACTTATGGCAATCCACACCCCGGGGGATCGTAACGATCTTATCTTCTGGGGTCATGTAATTTTCTGCGATATGCCCTGCAATAAAATCAGAGATCGCAATCACTTTTTGGCCACGCGCCATAATTCCGTTATAGGCGTTTTTGAAAAATCCACCACGCGTGTAGGCCGCATGAAAGGTTGTGACATAGGGTACTTTTTCGGCTCTAGCAGCGGCATAGGCACTCCACGCTGGCGCACGACTTCTGGCATGAACCAAATCCACACCATAACGTTCAATCACCTGACGGATCCGCTTGATATTGCGATACATCACCCATGGTTTTTTGGAATGCACCGGTAAAGTCAGATGGGTCGCACCAATTTTATCGAGCTCATACACCATCTTGCCACCGTTGGAGACAACGATAGCATTCCACCCCTTTGCCTTGATCGCAGCTGCCATCTCGATGGTACCGCGTTCCACTCCACCCCCTTCAAGGGCAGGAAGGATTTGCATAATTGTACGCACCTGTTTGTCCTGGCTTTCGTTTTTCGCAAAAGAGGTGTTATGTTGATTCACGGTATTTATTCTCTAACTCACACAAGCGGATACGATGACCCAACCTGAACTTCTCCAACGTCCCGACGGCCAATCCATAGCATACCACCATACACCCGGCGATGCACCTGGTGTGATATTCTGCTCTGGCTTTATGTCCGATATGGAAGGCACAAAAGCTCTGGCCCTTGAGCAGGCCATGAAGGATCTTGGACGAAGCTATACACGCTTTGACTATTTAGGGCACGGACAATCTACAGGTTTGTTCAAAGATGGCACAATTAGCCGCTGGACGGATGACGCACTGGCTGTATTGGATGAATGCACCGCGGGTCCTCAGGTTGTCGTGGGATCTTCCATGGGGGGATGGATCGGTCTTCGCATGGCTCTTCTTCGCCCTGAAAGGGTTTTAGGATTTGTTGGCATTGCGGCGGCCCCTGATTTTACACGGCGCATGAAACGGGACCTTACCGATGATGCAAAAGCGGATATCGAACGTCAGGGTTACTGGGAAGAACCATCTGAATATTCGGAAGAGCCATACACAATCACCGGCAAATTGCTGGGAGATGGTGAAAAGAACTGCATCATGGATAATGCAATCCCTTTTGATGGCCCGGTTCACCTTCTTCAAGGTATGAAGGATGACGCGGTGCCATGGCAAACCGCCCTGGATATTCAGGAGAGGCTGACCAGTGACAATGTGAATGTCACATTAGTAAAAGAAGGGGATCACCGTCTATCAGAAGATATCGATCTAAATCGTTTGATATTGACCACAGAAACAGTTTGTAGTCAGGTCGCCCGTAACTTGCTTCACAGGTAGGTCACAGTTCCAGCTGCAGGAGTAAAAACACTCATCTCTAATACAATGAGATTGTAATGTTTGAAAGGCGCCATATATCTATTTTTGTAGAGTGAAATGCATTCAGTGAGAAACTCCCCTCTTCCACTGGAAGCAAATAACCGGGCCGGCTCCCCCCCTAGCTGGCCCGGTCTCTATTTCAAAACCCTAAATCTCTTCTTCAGGATCCCCCGGCTGCATGAACTTTACAATTTTCATAACAGGGAAAATCCATAGCACCCCGGCTATTGGATAATAAATCAGATCAATCCACTTATTCTCTGGCAAGAAATTCACAGCGATCAACATCGCCCCAAAGCAATAAACCGTCAGAAAAACCAGGATCATCAGAAGGCCAATCGGTTTTCGACTTTTATTCATAGCACACTCCATTTCTACCCTGCTTTTAGATAACCAAGCCTGTTTTGAAAAGGGGGCATCCACAGCAAACAGTCTTTTCCACAAAAAAGTCTAAATCTGCCCCGCATTTCAACATCTTTCCCCTGTCTTATTTGCCAGCTCAGAATTCAAGGGGATACCATCATGTTCAACAAGAAAAACCAATCGCTTTCAAATCAATCTAGAGACACCACGGATTCATTAGAAAAGCAGGTCGCCAAGCCGGCCTCCATGCCGCGCCCCGCGCCTTCAAACCCCGTACCGGCGGGAAATTCCTCATCAGCGTTTCCGCTGCGCCCGTCTGGCATGAATATGCAGGAAGAAACCAAAGAAGGGAGCCGCCTGCATGTGGGAAAAGATATCCACCTGAAAGGTGAAATAACCGCTTGTGATCGCCTGATAGTTGAGGGAACGGTTGAAGCCTCTATGGACTCCAAAGAAATTGAAATCACTGAAAGCGGCATCTTCGAAGGAGAAGTAACCATTGACCGTGCAGAAATTTCAGGGCGGTTTAACGGAACAATGACCGCACGCAAGAAACTGGTCATTCATAAAACCGGAATTGTCAGTGGCACCATCCGATATGGCGAGATCGAAATAGAACCCGGCGGATGCATTTCCGGCCAGTTGGCACAACAAAGTAAAACCCCCGAAACCACTACTACATAATTCTTTTTATCTTCGCGACGGATTTGTCGAACTCAGCCGTTTTATCATAAGATAGTTTGAGTTTTTCTAATTGGATTGACAGTATAACGGCATGAGCGACAGCAACCTGATAGATCGGGATGCCCAATTGCTAAGGCAACTGGCTAAGGGTGATTTGCGTGCGAGTCGTGAAATTACGTCGCTGTATACAGATCAGGCATACAGAACCGCTTACCGGATGACGGCGGACCAAATGGTTGCCGAAGACATTACACAGGAAGCCTTCCTCAAACTTTGGAAGGCCGCTGCCAAATGGGAAGCCAAGGCACGCATCAGTACTTGGCTTCACCGGGTCATTCATAATCTGGCCATAGATCATTTGCGGAAAACCAAACGGTTTTCTGATGCAAAAGTCCCTGAGCGGGAAGATCCTGGTCTCAATCCATATGAAAATCAAGCACTGGCGGAAATGAAACGCTCGGTTCGCTCCGGCGTGGTGGATTTGCCGCACAGGCAACGGGTTGCTATAACGCTTGTTCACTTTGATGAATGTGGCAACAAGGATGCAGCCGAAAGAATGGGGATTTCAGTAGAAGCTCTCGAGTCGCTCCTCTCAAGGGGGCGCCGAAAACTGAAAGAACTCTTATCGCCTGACCATATACGATAGCGTGGAGATGGAAGATGACACATTCAGAAAATCCGTCAATTGAAAGGCTTCAATGGATTGTAGATTGCTACGGCAATGATCCGAAACGCTGGCCTGCGGATGAACGTCAGGCACTGCAAAATCTGGCATCGACATATCCTCATTATCTCTCCGATTATGCAGAGGAAATAGAGTTGCAGGATTTGCTAGACCACGATCTTGAAGATCTTCGCGCACCATCTACGCTACACGCCCGTATCCTCTCAGATGCCGAGGCAATCCACGGCGATACATTCAGTTTAGCTGATTTGTTTGGTCATGGTTTTTTACGCCCCCTTGCAGGCCTAATGACCGCTGCGGCCCTTGGTGTGATGGTTGGATGGTTTGGTCCCGGCATTCTGATTCCAACTGATGTAACCATAGATGAGCTGGCCCTGTCAGACTCAGTTCTGGATTGGGAGCAAGATAATGAAAATGGGTAAAACCAGAGTTCTGACCATTCTGCTGATTGCTTCCATCGGCTTGAACATAGCCGGTGCCGCTTTTGTCGGCGCGCAATGGTATCGATACAATGTGAAATCCGCACGAAGCGGGGAACTCACCTTCGATCGCCGTGCGGCCTTGTCTTCTCTTGAAAAATCAGAGAAGAAGCAAATCCGCGCCATTTGGAACTATCACAAGCCGTATTTCAAAGATGAAGTGAGAGATTTTAGGGAGGCGAAACGTATCCTGAGTGACAGTCTTTCTGCGGAAAACTTGGATGATACCGAGATTAAAGAGGCTTTTGATGTGTTAATCTCAAGCCGGCAGAATGTTGAGAAAAGGCTATTCACAATATTATACGAGTCAGCCCGTTTACTTCCTCCAGAAAAACGAGAGACGTTTTTTAACAGAGGGTTCAAACGCTGGTCAGACAGGCATCACAAATTTAAAGATCACAAATTCGGTGATAAGGACGACTGATGGACAACAGAATCTACTCTCCGTCGACAGCACGAAACAGGAGCTTTATCGCTGAGGCATTATTACCTCGTCTCCCAAAAGGTGGATCTGTTTTGGAAATTGCCTCAGGCAGTGGCGAACATGCGACCCACTTCACCCCAATACGTCCCGATGTCACATGGCAGCCCAGCAATCTGGAAGAAGACCAGATTTTAAGCACTGAAAGCTGGCGAGCACATGTCGGCACCGAAAACTTCTTGCCTGTCCTTAAACTGGATGTAACCGGTGAAGTTTGGCCGACCGAAGCCCCAGATTACAGCCATGGGCCCTTCGACGCCATATTCAACGCCAATATGATTCATATCGCCCCATGGGTGGTAACAGAAGGATTGTTTAAGGGTGCAAACCGTGTTCTTAAGAAAGGCGGATTTGCGTATCTATACGGTCCCTACAAAGTAGGCGGGAAACATACATCCGAAAGCAACATCGCCTTCGAGGAATGGCTGAAAGCGAAAGATTCTTCTTTCGGCGTTCGTGATATTGAAAAGGTTGCCGCCGAAGCTGAGAAAAATGGGTTACTCCTGAAAGAAAGCCTGCCCATGCCTGCCAATAACTTCTTTCAGATTTTTGAAAAGCAATAAAAAAGGGCCGGAAAATCCGGCCCTTCTTCATATTCGATATCGGATATGATGGCTTAGAAACCGCCCATACCACCCATACCGCCCATGCCGCCCATGTCAGGCATTCCAGAGCCGGAACCTTCTTTTGCAGGTGCATCTGTTACAGTTGCTTCTGTTGTGATCAACAGACCTGCAACAGAGGCTGCATCTTCAAGGGCTGTACGAACAACTTTAGCCGGGTCAACAACACCGTCTTCCAGCAGGTTACCGTATACACCTGTCTGTGCGTTAAAGCCGTGCTTCGGATCGTCTTGTTCCAGAAGCTTACCAGCAACAACCGCACCGTCGTGACCTGCGTTTTCAGCGATCTGACGGATAGGAGCCTGCAAAGCGCGTGCGATGATCTTAACACCAACGTTCTGATCTTCGTTTGCACCTTCGAGACCTTCAAGTGCGCGGGATGCGTATAGAAGCGCAGTTCCGCCACCTGGGACGATACCTTCTTCAACAGCTGCGCGTGTCGCGTGCAGAGCATCGTCAACGCGGTCTTTGCGTTCTTTCACTTCAACTTCAGTTGCACCGCCAACTTTAATCACGGCAACACCGCCAGCCAGTTTAGCCAGACGTTCCTGCAGTTTTTCGCGGTCATAATCGGAAGAAGTTTCTTCGATCTGCGCTTTGATCTGACCAACGCGTGCGTCGATGTCGTCTCTTGTGCCGGCACCGTCAACGATTGTTGTTTCCTCTTTGGAAATTGTAACCGTCTTAGCTGTACCCAACATGTCCAGAGTAACATTTTCAAGTTTGATGCCAAGCTCTTCGGAGATCATTTGACCACCAGTCAGGATCGCGATGTCTTCAAGCATTGCTTTACGACGGTCACCAAAGCCAGGAGCTTTAACAGCAGCAATTTTCAAGCCGCCGCGCAGTTTGTTTACAACGAGAGTTGCAAGTGCTTCACCTTCGATGTCTTCAGCGATGATCAGAAGTGGCTTGCCTGACTGAACAACTGCTTCAAGGATTGGAAGCATTGGCTGCAGGTTTGTCAGTTTCTTTTCGTGCAGCAGGATGAATGGGTTTTCCATCTCTGTCAGCATTTTCTCAGCGTTTGTCACGAAGTATGGTGACAGGTAACCGCGGTCGAACTGCATACCTTCAACAACGTCCAACTCTGTTTCCAGGCCTTTGGCTTCTTCAACAGTGATAACACCTTCGTTGCCAACTTTTTCCATGGCTTCAGAAATAATGCTGCCGATTTCTGCTTCACCGTTTGCAGAGATTGTACCAACCTGAGCGATTTCAGATGCACCCGCAACTGGGTTTGCACCATTTTGGATGCTTTCGATCGCTTTACCAACAGCAAGGTCGATGCCGCGTTTCAGATCCATCGGGTTCATGCCAGCAGCAACAGCTTTCAGACCTTCCTGAACGATAGACTGAGCCAGAACAGTAGCAGTTGTTGTACCGTCGCCAGCCAGGTCGTTCGTTTTGGAAGCAACTTCACGCACCATCTGTGCGCCCATGTTCTGCAGCTTATCTTCAAGCTCAATTTCTTTGGCAACGGAAACACCGTCTTTAGTCACGCGAGGTGCGCCGAAGGATTTGTCCAGAACGACGTTACGGCCTTTCGGACCCAGTGTAACTTTAACGGCATCTGCAAGGATGTTTACGCCTTCCAGAATTCTCGCGCGTGCCTCAGCACCGAAATGTACTTGTTTAGCCATTTTCTAATTCCTTAATGTCTGTAATTGCGGTGATTAGCTAAGAACGCCGAGAATGTCGGATTCTTTCATGATCAGGAAATCTTCGCCTTCCAGCTTGATTTCTGTACCGGACCATTTACCGAACAGAACTTTGTCGCCTACAGCTACGTCAAGGGCGCGAACAGAGCCGTCTTCCTTAATCGCGCCGCCGCCAACAGCAACAACTTCACCTTCACTTGGCTTTTCCTGTGCGCTATCTACGAGGATAATACCGCCAGCAGATTTTTCTTCGCTTTCAACGCGTTTGATCAAAACGCGATCGTGCAATGGACGAAATGACATTAATAACTCTCCCAATTGGTTCAATGAGTCGTCTTCAACTTTTCTGTCATTAGCACTCACCAGAGGGGAGTGCTAACAAAATTCCTAACCGATGTAGGCGCTCCATCAAAATGAGTCAAGAGAGAGGGGGAAAATTTTTGTCAATAAACGGATTAAAAGGACTGTTTTCAGGGATTTTCTTGGCCTTTTTTGTCTTTTCCAGTAGATAAGGCTCAGAATGTGGGTTATGTCCCACCCATCAAATATGAATCCTTGGATTTGAGAGATTAAAGTGACTGCATCCCTACTCACTCAACTAAGTGCCCGCGTTGGGCAGGTTTTCGAAACATGTGATCTGGATCCAAAATTCGGTAAAGTGGTTCTCTCCCAACGCCGTGAACTTGGTCAGTTTCAATGCAATGGTGCGCTTGCCGCTGCAAAATCTGCGAAAAAGAACCCACGCGACATTGCTCAAACCGTTTTGGAGGCGCTTGAGAAAACAGGGATCTTTGCAGAGCTTTCCCTTGCAGGCCCCGGCTTCATTAATATGAAGCTAACTGACGAGTTCCTGAAATCACACCTGAATACGATTGCAGCGGACGACAGCTTTGGCATTCGTGAGGAGCATAATTCAGAAAAGGTTATTCTGGATTATGGCGGACCAAATGTAGCTAAAGCGATGCATGTGGGGCACCTTCGTGCCACCATTATCGGTGAAAGTCTGCGCCGCTTGCATGTCTTCATGGGCGATGACGTCATCAGTGACGTTCACTTTGGTGACTGGGGCCTTCCAATGGGCCTGCTCATTAAGGAAATTGAACTTCAGAAACCGGACCTTCCATACTTTGATGCTGATAACGAAGGACCGTTCCCCGCGGAATCTCCAGTTACTGTGGATGAACTACAAGAGCTGTATCCTGCTGCGTCTTCACGCAGTAAAGAAAACCCGGAATTCCTGGAAGCCGCCCGCGAAGCAACTTTTGAGCTTCAAAAAGGCCGCGCAGGATATCGCGCCCTTTGGAAACATATGCTGGATGTTTCTATTGCCGAGACGAAAATCGACTTTGATCTATTAGGCGCGCACTTCACTGAATGGAAAGGTGAAGCCGACACAAACGATCATATTCCGTCTATGCTGGAGCGGTTCGCCTCCAACAATCTGTCAGAAGAATCTGATGGTGCCATTGTAGTACGCATCGCAAGGGAAGATGACAAAAAAGAGATGCCGCCATTGATCCTACAAAAATCAGATGGCGCGGTGATGTACGGCACCACGGACCTCGCCACCATCGAAATGCGGCAGCTGGAACATGACCCGGACAGCATTCTCTATGTGGTAGATGCCCGCCAAGGATTGCATTTTGAACAGGTCTTTCGCGCCGCCCGCGTAGGTGACAGCCTAGATGCTGACGCCACCTTGGAGCATGTCGGATTTGGCACCGTGAACGGCAAAGACGGCAAGCCACTTAAAACCCGTGATGGCGGAGTGGTACGTCTTCGCAGCATGATCGAAGATGCCATTGGCGAAGCCCGTAAAGTCGTTGAAGAAGCGGGCTTGAAAGACAAATTCTCAAGTGAAGAGCTTGAAGATATTGCCACCAAGGTTGGCATTGCCGCCATTAAATATGCGGATCTTTCCAACCAACGCATGTCCAACTATGTTTTCGATCTGGAACGTTTCACCAAGTTTGAAGGTAAAACCGGTCCTTACCAGATGTATGCGGCGGTCCGGATTAAATCCATGTTGCGCAAAGCCACAGATCAGGGAATTGCATCTGGTGATATTGTGGTCACTCACGAAGCCGAACGCAACCTGATGCTCGCCTTGTCACAGCTCTCCGAAGCGGTCTTTGCAGCAGCCGACAAAAGTGCGCCGAACATTCTTTGTGATCATGTTTATGCGCTCACGCAGGAATTCAACAGCTTCTATCATGATTGTCAGGTTCTCGGTGAAAGTGATGAAGCCATCCGCGCATCCCGCCTGAAACTTTGCGAGATTACGCTCCGTCAAATTGAAGCGGTTCTGGATATGCTTGGGATCGCAGTACCAGAACGTATGTAAAACGAAAAAAAGCCGGAAGAACTCTTCCGGCTTTTTCTTTGAAGGTTTTTTCATCAGTATGCGAGCGCGTGCCCGTCTTTACGGGATTCTGTACCAGCTTCCAGAACACCTGTTTCCTGATTAACGTAAATCATCTGCGCACCGCCATGAGGCATTTCAGGGGCAGTGATTTCATACCCCATATCTGCAAGTTCCTGCTTCACGCCATCAGAAATGGTTTCTTCCATTTCAAGAACACCCGCGTTGTAGAAGGCCCGCGGTGCTTCGATGGCTTCCTGAACATCCATACCAAAATCAAAGATATTGGACAGAACATGCGCATGACCGACAGGTTGATACGCGCCGCCCATCACACCGTAACAATGGGTCATTTTACCGCCTTTGGTAACCATACCTGGGATAATGGTATGCAGTGGACGTTTACCCGGTGCCACACAGTTTGGATGATCTTTGTCCACGACAAATCCAGCGCCGCGGTTCTGGAAGATCACACCTGCCTCTGCATCGGCAATGCCTGATCCAAATGGATGGAATAGGGAGTTAATAAAGGAGACTGCCATGCCATCCTTATCAACAACTGACAGATAAACCGTATCTTTATGCTTATCCAACGCACCTGCGCCGCCAGCGTCACCGGCTTTACCAACTTCGATAAAAGTCCGAAGGTGAGCCGCGAACTCATCAGAGAGCAGCATCTCAACCGGCACATCCGCTTTCGCCGGGTCAGCCACATATTTATCCCGTGCAAGATAAGCAAGACGCGCAGCCTCTGCCTGAAGGTGGAAGCGTTTTGCACCGACCGGATCCAGCCCATCCATGTCATACCCTTTAAGGATATTCATCATCAGCAAAGCTGTGATACCCTGGCCGCTTGGTGGGATCTGATGCACATCATGCCCGCCGAATTCGGTCTGTATGAGGTCAACTACATCTGCAGAAGCCGCACCAAAATCACTGGCTTCGTGGAGGGCACCTGCCGCGTTGAGGGTCGCCACCATCTTCTCGGCAAGCTCTCCTTCATAGAAGGCACTGCGCCCTTCCTTGGCAATACGCTTCAAAGTTTCTGCCAAAGCTGGGTTTTTCCAGACAGTTCCCGCCCCCGGAGTTTCTCCATCTTTCAGGAACAGCTTCGCCGCCTGTTCATTTTCAAGAAGTTTATCTTTCGCAAGGAGCCAATCCACAGAGGTGCGCTGCGTCACCACAAATCCGTTTTCCGCGCAATCAATGGCAGGGGCTAACAGATCCGCAAAATCCATAGAAGCAAATTGTTCATGAAGACGCGTCCAAGCGTCGATGGCTCCCGGCACCGTTACCGCATGAGGGCTGGTCAGCGAAATCTCGTCAATACCATCATCCAACAGTTTATCTGCTGTAAGAGCATTAGGTGCCTTACCGGAGCCATTGAGGCCAAAAAGTTTGTCATCACCAGAGGGGGAGACAATCGCGAAACAATCGCCGCCAATACCTGTTTGCATGGGGTCCACAACACACTGAACCGCGCAGGCTGCAATAGCTGCGTCCATGGCGTTACCGCCTGATTTCAGGATTGATAGAGCAACCTGGGAAGCGTGCGAGCTTGATGTCGCAACCGCACCGTTCATTCCATAAGTTACCGAGCGCCCGGGATTGGAGAAGTTTCTCACTTTGACCACCTTAATTATTATTGAGAGGCCAAAGAGTACTGCGATCACTGAAAAGCGCAAAACAACTTTTTGCGCCTTTTCATGATCCGGAAGTCAAATTACCAAAGGCGAACGATGACATATTTGGTAAATGCGTCATCAACCTTGCTTTGACTGGCTGCACGCCAGGCACCCATAGCCGCATCGTGCGATTCAAAAAAACCGCGCACATCCATATTACCCGGATCTACAAAATCACGACCACGTGTATCAGTAACCCGGCCGCCGAACACCACAAACAATTCCTTCTTAGTGGCGTTAGCTGTCGCTGTATCTGTCATTTCTTCGTCTCTTCAAAACACAAATAGTTCCAGACCAGCAAATAGCCGGTCTGCTCAAATACACTCGGATTATTATAGTTATGGGAGTTTTTACCGTGTTTATGATGAACAAACGGCTAACGCAAGGAAGAAAAACAGTTTTTACTCTTTAGAAGCGAATATTCCAAAAGAGAGGACCGATGCACTAAGAAAGCTGTGGTAAACGTTAAGTTCAGGGACCGAAAATTGCGCGGCAACAATTGCACTTCCAAGCCCGGCGGCAACCAGAAAAACCACACCCGCAAAAATGAATATCCCACTATTAGGTTTTACAAACAGCCGGTACAGTGCCGCCAAGGCCAACAAGCCAACAACACCGTATCGAATTTCTTCGCTTAATTGCCAACGGTCAAACAAAGTCACTCCCGTGAGAGACAACAAACCGATTAACACGATCCACCAGCCCGCCTGATGGAATTGTCGCGCAAATACACCGCCAACAGCGGCGATAGCGAAAGATATAATACCGATGGAGCCCGCAAATGCAGATAACTGCTTGTGATAAGGTTTGAAGTCAGACATTCCCCCATAAACGGCCGCCCCGAGCAGAGCCGCCAACGCAATTGTTGACACTCCAAATGCCCAGAAAAGGTTCATTGGGAAATAGGTACGACGCATCAAAACAAGTGCAGCAATTGCACTCATGACAAGTATGAGTTCAAAGATGACCAAGCTATTCATGACATCCGTCATAACTCGGTCATCATGGAAAGTCTAACGATCTTGGAAAATAAATATGACAGTGGACACATAAATGTCGTTGAATTGTAGAAAATTCCTATACATTACAATAGTGTGTGCAAAAAGTTTTTGAGGTGGCGCCATTCTCAACTTAGATTCCAACAAACCAATGCGGCAATTCTCCATTGCAATGGTCCTGACCATGAGCTTTGGAACATTGGTAACATGCGCCGTTCTCTCGGTCCTCACGATCAGCCTCTATTCCGGACTTGCAAATACAAGGGATCTTCTTGAAGAAAAGGCAACATCTGAACTGGCTTCTGTTGAACAGAACTTAAGGAACTTGCTCAACCCGGTTGAAAGACAGGTTCAGTTCCTGTCCGAACTGATTTATCGCGAAGAAGTCGATATTAATGACCCCAAAAGCATTAACCAGGCGCTCTTAACCTCTTTAAGCGGCATGAACGAAAATGTCGGTATCTCTGTTGTTTATCCGGATTTCAGCAGCCGCGTTGCAACTCGTTATGACAAGAAGATTGAATATAATCCTCCGGTGGAGCCGGAAGGCCAAGACAGCTTGAAGGAAGTCTTGATGACGGGAGTCGGCCATTGGGGTCCCCTTATCTATTCACCTGAAGTCCACGAAACCCTCATGGCTTTTCGCCAACCGATTATCCGGAATGAGAAATTTATCGGCCTGGTTATAGGAGGTATTCCTGTAAGTGAAGTCAGACGCGCGGTCCAGCTTGACGGGCTGTCCAGAAATGACGGCCGGTTTATTCTTTATGGTAAAGAACATATTCTAACCTATGACGGTTTTCAGGTTCATTCAGATAAACTGACCTATAAGGGCGTCGCTCCAAAACTTTCTGAAATTCCTGACCCGGTGCTGTCAGCGATTTGGAGCGCAGAGCGAAAAGACTTTAAATGGGTGAAGCCCAAAGGGGCCATGCAAGGCCATTTCATCGAACTCAACGATGAAACCTATCAATTCATTTACACCTCTGTCGAAGGCTATACGGACAAGCCCCTTATTGTTGGCTACAAAGTGAAATTTGAAGATGTGGCGGGTGCTCTGAAACGACTGGCCTGGGCGGGGTTTGCTGGTCTTGGCATTCTCATTGTCAGCTGCATAATCGCGATCCTTATCGGTCGTCGCATCGCAGGGTCAGTCCACACAATTTCAGAAGCCTCGCAGAAAATCTCCAAACTGAACTTCAATGAGGTTGGCACCCTGCCCCCAAGTCACCTGAAAGAACTTCATGAAGCAAGCGAAGCCTACAACACCATGCTCCGGGGACTCAGCTGGTTTGAAAACTATGTGCCGAAAAGCCTTGTCAGGAAGTTGATGGAGACAGGCGAGGCCCATTCAGAGACACGCTCTGTCACGGTTATGTTTACAGATATCTGTGAATTTACCCCTTTTGCAGAAAACATGTCCTCCGAAGATGTTGCCAGCCTGCTGAACCAGCATTTTGAATTGGTTACGGCCTGCATTGAAAAAGAAGGCGGCACCGTTGATAAATTTATTGGGGACGCCGTTATGGCTTTTTGGGGTGCACCAGAATATCAGGAAGATCATGCTGCCCGCGCATGCCGCGCGGCCCTTGCCATTACTGAAACAATTGAACGTGACAACGAAAAACGCCGACAAGAAGGGCGTGCGCCTGTGAAAATGCGAATTGGCATTCACACTGGTGATCTTGTTGTTGGGAATATCGGATCATCTGGCAGGTTGAATTACACCGTTGTTGGCGACACGGTGAATATCGCTCAACGGATTGAGCAACTGGGGAAAAGCATTCAAATCGATCCACAGCCGGACGTGCTAGCGCTGATTTCCACGACAACAGCAGATCAAGCAGGAGAGCATTTCCCATACCAAAGTGTCGGAGTTCACCGCGTCAAAGGGCGCAAAGAAGAAGTAGACGTCTGCCGTCTGCATCAGGCCGAAGCATCCCGGCCTAATGAAATGG
It includes:
- the groL gene encoding chaperonin GroEL (60 kDa chaperone family; promotes refolding of misfolded polypeptides especially under stressful conditions; forms two stacked rings of heptamers to form a barrel-shaped 14mer; ends can be capped by GroES; misfolded proteins enter the barrel where they are refolded when GroES binds), coding for MAKQVHFGAEARARILEGVNILADAVKVTLGPKGRNVVLDKSFGAPRVTKDGVSVAKEIELEDKLQNMGAQMVREVASKTNDLAGDGTTTATVLAQSIVQEGLKAVAAGMNPMDLKRGIDLAVGKAIESIQNGANPVAGASEIAQVGTISANGEAEIGSIISEAMEKVGNEGVITVEEAKGLETELDVVEGMQFDRGYLSPYFVTNAEKMLTEMENPFILLHEKKLTNLQPMLPILEAVVQSGKPLLIIAEDIEGEALATLVVNKLRGGLKIAAVKAPGFGDRRKAMLEDIAILTGGQMISEELGIKLENVTLDMLGTAKTVTISKEETTIVDGAGTRDDIDARVGQIKAQIEETSSDYDREKLQERLAKLAGGVAVIKVGGATEVEVKERKDRVDDALHATRAAVEEGIVPGGGTALLYASRALEGLEGANEDQNVGVKIIARALQAPIRQIAENAGHDGAVVAGKLLEQDDPKHGFNAQTGVYGNLLEDGVVDPAKVVRTALEDAASVAGLLITTEATVTDAPAKEGSGSGMPDMGGMGGMGGMGGF
- the groES gene encoding co-chaperone GroES; this translates as MSFRPLHDRVLIKRVESEEKSAGGIILVDSAQEKPSEGEVVAVGGGAIKEDGSVRALDVAVGDKVLFGKWSGTEIKLEGEDFLIMKESDILGVLS
- the argS gene encoding arginine--tRNA ligase gives rise to the protein MTASLLTQLSARVGQVFETCDLDPKFGKVVLSQRRELGQFQCNGALAAAKSAKKNPRDIAQTVLEALEKTGIFAELSLAGPGFINMKLTDEFLKSHLNTIAADDSFGIREEHNSEKVILDYGGPNVAKAMHVGHLRATIIGESLRRLHVFMGDDVISDVHFGDWGLPMGLLIKEIELQKPDLPYFDADNEGPFPAESPVTVDELQELYPAASSRSKENPEFLEAAREATFELQKGRAGYRALWKHMLDVSIAETKIDFDLLGAHFTEWKGEADTNDHIPSMLERFASNNLSEESDGAIVVRIAREDDKKEMPPLILQKSDGAVMYGTTDLATIEMRQLEHDPDSILYVVDARQGLHFEQVFRAARVGDSLDADATLEHVGFGTVNGKDGKPLKTRDGGVVRLRSMIEDAIGEARKVVEEAGLKDKFSSEELEDIATKVGIAAIKYADLSNQRMSNYVFDLERFTKFEGKTGPYQMYAAVRIKSMLRKATDQGIASGDIVVTHEAERNLMLALSQLSEAVFAAADKSAPNILCDHVYALTQEFNSFYHDCQVLGESDEAIRASRLKLCEITLRQIEAVLDMLGIAVPERM
- the ggt gene encoding gamma-glutamyltransferase, producing MRNFSNPGRSVTYGMNGAVATSSSHASQVALSILKSGGNAMDAAIAACAVQCVVDPMQTGIGGDCFAIVSPSGDDKLFGLNGSGKAPNALTADKLLDDGIDEISLTSPHAVTVPGAIDAWTRLHEQFASMDFADLLAPAIDCAENGFVVTQRTSVDWLLAKDKLLENEQAAKLFLKDGETPGAGTVWKNPALAETLKRIAKEGRSAFYEGELAEKMVATLNAAGALHEASDFGAASADVVDLIQTEFGGHDVHQIPPSGQGITALLMMNILKGYDMDGLDPVGAKRFHLQAEAARLAYLARDKYVADPAKADVPVEMLLSDEFAAHLRTFIEVGKAGDAGGAGALDKHKDTVYLSVVDKDGMAVSFINSLFHPFGSGIADAEAGVIFQNRGAGFVVDKDHPNCVAPGKRPLHTIIPGMVTKGGKMTHCYGVMGGAYQPVGHAHVLSNIFDFGMDVQEAIEAPRAFYNAGVLEMEETISDGVKQELADMGYEITAPEMPHGGAQMIYVNQETGVLEAGTESRKDGHALAY